The Streptomyces sp. NBC_00224 genome has a window encoding:
- a CDS encoding glutamate--cysteine ligase, which produces MRSVGLEEELLLVDARSGEPLALSGAVLAAAGWSVGQRTEGGGPQGHIFEKELQQEQLEFATKPVTEMGELLEEITRWRMEAARHAASAGALVAALGTSPLPVRPSLSTGKRYEWVGEQFGLTAQEQLTCGCHVHVSVESDEEGVAVLDRIRPWLPVLTAMSANSPFWQGEDSGYGSYRSRVWNRLPSAGPTDVFGSADRYHEQVRAMLDIGVLRDEGMMYFDARLSAAYPTVEVRVADVCLEASTPVLLAALVRGLVETAARGWRDGQPPARVGTGLLRLAAWRAGRSGLDGPLIDPQTMRETSPEWAVEALYAHVREALADHGDDDRVRESIARLREHGNGARVQRGLLRTEGTLGAVATRCAEITAGSA; this is translated from the coding sequence ATGCGAAGCGTAGGCCTGGAGGAGGAGCTGTTGCTGGTGGACGCCCGCAGCGGTGAGCCGCTGGCCCTGTCGGGGGCCGTGCTGGCGGCCGCGGGCTGGTCGGTCGGACAGCGGACGGAGGGCGGCGGACCGCAGGGGCACATCTTCGAGAAGGAACTGCAGCAGGAGCAGTTGGAGTTCGCCACCAAACCGGTGACGGAGATGGGGGAGCTGCTGGAGGAGATCACCCGCTGGCGGATGGAAGCCGCCCGGCATGCTGCGTCCGCCGGGGCGCTGGTCGCGGCCCTCGGCACCTCCCCGCTGCCGGTTCGGCCCTCGTTGAGCACGGGCAAGCGGTACGAGTGGGTCGGCGAGCAGTTCGGCCTGACCGCGCAGGAGCAGCTGACCTGCGGCTGCCACGTCCACGTGTCGGTCGAGTCGGACGAGGAGGGCGTCGCGGTCCTGGATCGGATCCGCCCATGGCTGCCTGTGCTGACGGCGATGAGCGCGAACTCGCCGTTCTGGCAGGGGGAGGACAGCGGATACGGCAGCTACCGCAGCCGGGTGTGGAACCGGTTGCCCTCGGCCGGACCCACGGACGTCTTCGGGTCCGCCGACCGTTATCACGAGCAGGTGCGCGCGATGCTCGACATCGGGGTGCTGCGCGACGAGGGGATGATGTACTTCGATGCCCGCCTGTCCGCTGCGTACCCCACGGTGGAGGTCAGGGTCGCGGACGTCTGTCTGGAGGCGTCGACCCCGGTCCTGCTGGCGGCCCTGGTACGCGGCCTGGTCGAGACCGCCGCCCGCGGTTGGCGGGACGGACAGCCTCCGGCCAGGGTCGGTACGGGCCTGCTGCGGCTGGCGGCTTGGCGCGCCGGCCGCTCGGGGCTGGACGGCCCGCTCATCGATCCCCAGACGATGCGCGAGACGTCCCCGGAGTGGGCCGTCGAGGCGCTCTACGCCCATGTGCGCGAAGCCCTGGCCGACCACGGCGACGACGATCGCGTCCGGGAGAGCATCGCCCGCCTCCGGGAGCACGGCAACGGGGCGCGCGTCCAGCGCGGGCTGCTGCGTACGGAGGGCACGCTCGGCGCCGTGGCCACCCGCTGCGCGGAGATCACTGCCGGCAGCGCCTGA
- a CDS encoding winged helix-turn-helix transcriptional regulator yields the protein MEEGTLKSPSYCTGTDTDQARQWDTREGCEVRQILDRVADKWSLLAIALLDRRTLRFTELRREIDGISQRMLTVTLRQLERDGLVRRTVHPVVPPRVDYQLTPMGVTLHDTIQTLVAWTEDHQDEIGAARAEYDRREAEAVSAQTVMDGA from the coding sequence ATGGAAGAAGGCACTTTGAAGTCACCGAGTTACTGCACGGGAACCGATACCGACCAGGCCCGCCAGTGGGACACCCGAGAGGGTTGCGAGGTCCGTCAGATCCTCGACCGTGTAGCCGACAAGTGGTCGCTGCTCGCCATCGCCCTGCTCGACCGCCGCACCCTGCGCTTCACCGAACTCCGGCGCGAGATCGACGGGATCAGCCAGCGCATGCTGACCGTGACACTGCGCCAGCTGGAGCGCGATGGACTGGTGCGCCGCACGGTGCACCCGGTCGTCCCTCCGCGCGTGGACTACCAGCTCACGCCGATGGGCGTGACGCTGCACGACACCATCCAGACGCTCGTCGCCTGGACCGAGGACCACCAGGACGAGATCGGCGCCGCTCGCGCCGAGTACGACCGGCGCGAGGCCGAGGCCGTGAGCGCGCAGACGGTGATGGACGGGGCTTGA
- a CDS encoding MFS transporter, whose amino-acid sequence MSPPSEPGADRLSGRAWGTLFVLCGAIFLEGIDVAMLNVALPSIRADLGLSTGELQWVMSAYVVGYGGFMLLGGRAADLFGRRQMFLFWLTVFLLFSGLGGLADDGRTLIAARFVTGVAAAFMTPAGLSIITTGFAEGPQRDKALLIYSGTAAGGFSIGLVVGGLLTSADWRWVFFAPVVLSLVILVAALTLIPKSVRPERAGQRVDVLGGLTITGAIVLFVLAVERATHTAMGQTLGTLAAGFALLTAFVLTERRTAAPLMRLGILRNGSLVRANLAALLFSGGFFGFQFIAVLYLRELRGWSTVQTSLALLVIGIDAALSPTLTPKLVHRFGNAPVIFGGMVLAALSYALFLPVGADWTYAAMFPSLITLGLAFSLAYGPLTIVATEGIDEEEQGLAGGLLYTSFQFGAALGLSAVTAVNVASTDDGGSPKSLLDGYHAALLVPLIAAVLAALVSAFGLRDRPRATDDDVPRATSATAESAATAGAAAMSPTETDVAPWR is encoded by the coding sequence ATGTCACCACCGTCGGAGCCCGGCGCTGACCGCCTGAGCGGGCGCGCTTGGGGAACGCTCTTCGTACTGTGCGGAGCGATCTTCCTGGAAGGCATCGACGTGGCCATGCTCAATGTGGCCCTGCCGTCGATCCGTGCCGACCTGGGCTTGTCCACTGGTGAGTTGCAGTGGGTGATGAGTGCATACGTCGTGGGCTACGGCGGGTTCATGCTGCTGGGCGGACGAGCCGCGGACCTCTTCGGCCGTCGGCAGATGTTTCTGTTCTGGCTCACCGTGTTCCTGCTCTTCTCCGGCCTGGGCGGTCTCGCCGACGACGGACGCACGCTCATCGCCGCCCGCTTTGTGACGGGGGTCGCCGCCGCATTCATGACTCCTGCCGGGCTGTCCATCATCACAACCGGCTTCGCGGAGGGACCGCAGCGCGACAAGGCCCTCCTGATCTACTCCGGCACCGCGGCCGGGGGTTTCTCCATCGGCCTGGTCGTCGGAGGGCTGCTCACCTCGGCCGACTGGCGCTGGGTGTTCTTCGCCCCCGTAGTCCTGTCGCTCGTGATCCTGGTCGCCGCCCTCACCCTCATCCCCAAGTCCGTGCGGCCCGAGCGCGCCGGGCAGCGTGTCGATGTGCTCGGCGGGCTCACCATCACCGGCGCGATCGTGCTCTTCGTCCTCGCCGTCGAACGCGCCACCCACACCGCCATGGGCCAGACGCTGGGCACCCTCGCGGCGGGCTTCGCGCTCCTCACCGCCTTCGTATTGACCGAACGCCGGACGGCCGCCCCGCTCATGCGGCTGGGGATCCTCCGCAACGGCTCCCTGGTGCGCGCCAACCTCGCCGCCCTGCTCTTCTCCGGTGGCTTTTTCGGCTTCCAGTTCATCGCCGTGCTGTACCTGCGGGAGCTGCGAGGCTGGTCCACGGTCCAGACCAGCCTCGCGCTCCTGGTCATCGGCATCGACGCCGCCCTCTCACCCACCCTCACCCCCAAGCTGGTCCACCGATTCGGCAACGCCCCGGTCATCTTCGGCGGCATGGTGCTGGCTGCGCTCTCGTACGCTCTGTTCCTGCCGGTCGGCGCCGACTGGACGTATGCGGCGATGTTCCCCAGCCTCATCACCCTCGGTCTGGCCTTCTCCCTGGCCTACGGTCCGCTCACCATCGTCGCCACCGAGGGCATCGACGAGGAGGAGCAGGGACTCGCAGGAGGCCTGCTCTATACCTCCTTCCAGTTCGGTGCCGCCCTCGGCCTGTCCGCCGTCACCGCCGTCAACGTCGCCTCCACCGATGACGGCGGATCCCCCAAGTCCCTGCTCGACGGCTACCACGCCGCCCTCCTCGTCCCGCTCATCGCAGCCGTCCTCGCCGCGCTCGTCAGCGCGTTCGGCCTCCGCGATCGCCCCCGTGCGACGGATGACGATGTCCCGCGGGCCACGTCGGCCACCGCCGAAAGCGCTGCGACAGCAGGGGCAGCGGCGATGAGCCCCACGGAGACGGACGTGGCGCCATGGCGCTGA